A genomic region of Cygnus atratus isolate AKBS03 ecotype Queensland, Australia chromosome 13, CAtr_DNAZoo_HiC_assembly, whole genome shotgun sequence contains the following coding sequences:
- the RAB39B gene encoding ras-related protein Rab-39B isoform X4, whose translation MEAIWLYQFRLIVIGDSTVGKSCLIRRFTEGRFAQISDPTVGVDFFSRLVEIEPGKRIKLQIWDTAGQERFRSITRAYYRNSVGGLLLFDITNRRSFQNVHEWLEETKVHVQPYQIVFVLVGHKCDLDTQRQVTRHEAEKLAAAYGKQSWRRLMQSTTGAWLPWALYLQLLLTPVESARFAQTGTVSPVFTKARTNTYERL comes from the exons ATGGAGGCCATCTGGCTCTACCAGTTCCGCCTGATCGTCATCGGCGACTCCACCGTGGGCAAGTCCTGCCTCATCCGTCGCTTCACCGAGGGGCGCTTCGCCCAGATCTCCGACCCCACGGTGGGCGTGgatttcttctccaggctggtgGAGATCGAGCCGGGCAAGAGGATCAAGCTGCAGATCTGGGACACGGCCGGCCAGGAGCGGTTCCG GTCCATCACCAGAGCCTACTACAGGAACTCGGTTGGTGGACTTCTCCTCTTTGACATTACAAACCGCAGGTCCTTCCAGAACGTCCATGAGTGGCTAGAAGAGACCAAGGTGCACGTCCAGCCCTACCAGATCGTCTTCGTTTTGGTAGGTCACAAGTGTGACCTTGACACGCAGCGGCAGGTCACCAGGCACGAGGCtgagaaactggctgctgcTTATG GTAAGCAAAGCTGGAGAAGATTGATGCAGAGCACCACAGGAGCGTGGTTACCATGGGCTCTCTACCTTCAGCTTCTGCTGACACCAGTGGAGAGCGCAAGGTTTGCTCAGACCGGGACGGTTAGTCCTGTTTTCACAAAGGCAAGGACAAACACATACGAAAGG ctctgA
- the RAB39B gene encoding ras-related protein Rab-39B isoform X1, whose amino-acid sequence MEAIWLYQFRLIVIGDSTVGKSCLIRRFTEGRFAQISDPTVGVDFFSRLVEIEPGKRIKLQIWDTAGQERFRSITRAYYRNSVGGLLLFDITNRRSFQNVHEWLEETKVHVQPYQIVFVLVGHKCDLDTQRQVTRHEAEKLAAAYGKQSWRRLMQSTTGAWLPWALYLQLLLTPVESARFAQTGTVSPVFTKARTNTYERYKRDLEKPEGHTFHRINVRSSFTLGQKFQKKKKKKKEKANFVVSTTC is encoded by the exons ATGGAGGCCATCTGGCTCTACCAGTTCCGCCTGATCGTCATCGGCGACTCCACCGTGGGCAAGTCCTGCCTCATCCGTCGCTTCACCGAGGGGCGCTTCGCCCAGATCTCCGACCCCACGGTGGGCGTGgatttcttctccaggctggtgGAGATCGAGCCGGGCAAGAGGATCAAGCTGCAGATCTGGGACACGGCCGGCCAGGAGCGGTTCCG GTCCATCACCAGAGCCTACTACAGGAACTCGGTTGGTGGACTTCTCCTCTTTGACATTACAAACCGCAGGTCCTTCCAGAACGTCCATGAGTGGCTAGAAGAGACCAAGGTGCACGTCCAGCCCTACCAGATCGTCTTCGTTTTGGTAGGTCACAAGTGTGACCTTGACACGCAGCGGCAGGTCACCAGGCACGAGGCtgagaaactggctgctgcTTATG GTAAGCAAAGCTGGAGAAGATTGATGCAGAGCACCACAGGAGCGTGGTTACCATGGGCTCTCTACCTTCAGCTTCTGCTGACACCAGTGGAGAGCGCAAGGTTTGCTCAGACCGGGACGGTTAGTCCTGTTTTCACAAAGGCAAGGACAAACACATACGAAAGG TACAAGAGGGATTTAGAGAAACCAGAAGGTCATACCTTTCACAGGATAAATGTCAGGAGCTCTTTTACTCTAggacaaaaatttcaaaaaaagaaaaaaaaaaaaaaagaaaaagctaactTTGTGGTCTCTACCACATGTTAA
- the RAB39B gene encoding ras-related protein Rab-39B isoform X2 — MEAIWLYQFRLIVIGDSTVGKSCLIRRFTEGRFAQISDPTVGVDFFSRLVEIEPGKRIKLQIWDTAGQERFRSITRAYYRNSVGGLLLFDITNRRSFQNVHEWLEETKVHVQPYQIVFVLVGHKCDLDTQRQVTRHEAEKLAAAYGKQSWRRLMQSTTGAWLPWALYLQLLLTPVESARFAQTGTVSPVFTKARTNTYERVSSFILFFQGLAIHKVCPGLPS, encoded by the exons ATGGAGGCCATCTGGCTCTACCAGTTCCGCCTGATCGTCATCGGCGACTCCACCGTGGGCAAGTCCTGCCTCATCCGTCGCTTCACCGAGGGGCGCTTCGCCCAGATCTCCGACCCCACGGTGGGCGTGgatttcttctccaggctggtgGAGATCGAGCCGGGCAAGAGGATCAAGCTGCAGATCTGGGACACGGCCGGCCAGGAGCGGTTCCG GTCCATCACCAGAGCCTACTACAGGAACTCGGTTGGTGGACTTCTCCTCTTTGACATTACAAACCGCAGGTCCTTCCAGAACGTCCATGAGTGGCTAGAAGAGACCAAGGTGCACGTCCAGCCCTACCAGATCGTCTTCGTTTTGGTAGGTCACAAGTGTGACCTTGACACGCAGCGGCAGGTCACCAGGCACGAGGCtgagaaactggctgctgcTTATG GTAAGCAAAGCTGGAGAAGATTGATGCAGAGCACCACAGGAGCGTGGTTACCATGGGCTCTCTACCTTCAGCTTCTGCTGACACCAGTGGAGAGCGCAAGGTTTGCTCAGACCGGGACGGTTAGTCCTGTTTTCACAAAGGCAAGGACAAACACATACGAAAGGGTCAgttctttcattctcttctttCAAGGTCTGGCTATTCACAAGGTGTGTCCTGGGTTGCCTAGCTGA
- the RAB39B gene encoding ras-related protein Rab-39B isoform X5 has translation MEAIWLYQFRLIVIGDSTVGKSCLIRRFTEGRFAQISDPTVGVDFFSRLVEIEPGKRIKLQIWDTAGQERFRSITRAYYRNSVGGLLLFDITNRRSFQNVHEWLEETKVHVQPYQIVFVLVGHKCDLDTQRQVTRHEAEKLAAAYGSFSFLASVDEEN, from the exons ATGGAGGCCATCTGGCTCTACCAGTTCCGCCTGATCGTCATCGGCGACTCCACCGTGGGCAAGTCCTGCCTCATCCGTCGCTTCACCGAGGGGCGCTTCGCCCAGATCTCCGACCCCACGGTGGGCGTGgatttcttctccaggctggtgGAGATCGAGCCGGGCAAGAGGATCAAGCTGCAGATCTGGGACACGGCCGGCCAGGAGCGGTTCCG GTCCATCACCAGAGCCTACTACAGGAACTCGGTTGGTGGACTTCTCCTCTTTGACATTACAAACCGCAGGTCCTTCCAGAACGTCCATGAGTGGCTAGAAGAGACCAAGGTGCACGTCCAGCCCTACCAGATCGTCTTCGTTTTGGTAGGTCACAAGTGTGACCTTGACACGCAGCGGCAGGTCACCAGGCACGAGGCtgagaaactggctgctgcTTATG ggtcattttctttcttggcaTCTGTGGACGAAGAGAACTAG
- the RAB39B gene encoding ras-related protein Rab-39B isoform X6, protein MEAIWLYQFRLIVIGDSTVGKSCLIRRFTEGRFAQISDPTVGVDFFSRLVEIEPGKRIKLQIWDTAGQERFRSITRAYYRNSVGGLLLFDITNRRSFQNVHEWLEETKVHVQPYQIVFVLVGHKCDLDTQRQVTRHEAEKLAAAYEN, encoded by the exons ATGGAGGCCATCTGGCTCTACCAGTTCCGCCTGATCGTCATCGGCGACTCCACCGTGGGCAAGTCCTGCCTCATCCGTCGCTTCACCGAGGGGCGCTTCGCCCAGATCTCCGACCCCACGGTGGGCGTGgatttcttctccaggctggtgGAGATCGAGCCGGGCAAGAGGATCAAGCTGCAGATCTGGGACACGGCCGGCCAGGAGCGGTTCCG GTCCATCACCAGAGCCTACTACAGGAACTCGGTTGGTGGACTTCTCCTCTTTGACATTACAAACCGCAGGTCCTTCCAGAACGTCCATGAGTGGCTAGAAGAGACCAAGGTGCACGTCCAGCCCTACCAGATCGTCTTCGTTTTGGTAGGTCACAAGTGTGACCTTGACACGCAGCGGCAGGTCACCAGGCACGAGGCtgagaaactggctgctgcTTATG AGAACTAG
- the RAB39B gene encoding ras-related protein Rab-39B isoform X3, with translation MEAIWLYQFRLIVIGDSTVGKSCLIRRFTEGRFAQISDPTVGVDFFSRLVEIEPGKRIKLQIWDTAGQERFRSITRAYYRNSVGGLLLFDITNRRSFQNVHEWLEETKVHVQPYQIVFVLVGHKCDLDTQRQVTRHEAEKLAAAYGMKYIETSARDAINVEKAFTDLTRDIYELVKRGEISIQEGWEGVKSGFVPNVVHSSEEVVKSDRRCLC, from the exons ATGGAGGCCATCTGGCTCTACCAGTTCCGCCTGATCGTCATCGGCGACTCCACCGTGGGCAAGTCCTGCCTCATCCGTCGCTTCACCGAGGGGCGCTTCGCCCAGATCTCCGACCCCACGGTGGGCGTGgatttcttctccaggctggtgGAGATCGAGCCGGGCAAGAGGATCAAGCTGCAGATCTGGGACACGGCCGGCCAGGAGCGGTTCCG GTCCATCACCAGAGCCTACTACAGGAACTCGGTTGGTGGACTTCTCCTCTTTGACATTACAAACCGCAGGTCCTTCCAGAACGTCCATGAGTGGCTAGAAGAGACCAAGGTGCACGTCCAGCCCTACCAGATCGTCTTCGTTTTGGTAGGTCACAAGTGTGACCTTGACACGCAGCGGCAGGTCACCAGGCACGAGGCtgagaaactggctgctgcTTATGGTATGAAGTACATTGAGACCTCTGCTCGGGATGCCATTAACGTGGAGAAGGCCTTCACTGATCTGACTCGAGATATATACGAGCTTGTTAAAAGGGGGGAAATTTCAATCCaggagggatgggaaggggtAAAGAGCGGGTTTGTCCCAAACGTAGTGCACTCTTCAGAAGAAGTGGTGAAATCAGATAGGCGGTGCTTGTGCTGA